From the Candidatus Effluviviaceae Genus V sp. genome, the window ATCATCACGGCGCTTGTGGCGGTTCTTGTCACCATGTCGGGCGGGACGGCATCCGCCGTCGAACTCACGGCCGTTCGACACTGGACGGCGCCGGACCACACCCGCATCGTGGCTGACCTCTCTGGAGAGGCCAGCTACTCCACGCGCGTGCTGACCGATCCCGACAGGGTCGTCGTCTACATCGTCGGCGGCACCATCGGCAGCGCTTCGAGAAGGACCGAGGTCGAGGACGGCCTCATTGAACGCGTGCGCCTGAACCAGCTCGACGGCGGCGTGCAGCTTGTTGTCGATCTGGGGAACGCGCCCGTGTACAACGTCTTCCCCTTGAAGCCGTACGCGAACAAGCCGCACCGCGTCGTCATCGATGTCTTCAGAGAGAGCGAGTCCGCGGCGCCCGAGCCCATCGTCACGCCGAGCGGCGCAGGACCGAAGAGGGTCGTGATCATCGATCCGGGGCACGGCGGCGAGGACCCCGGGACGCTCGGGAACGGCGAGATCAAGGAGAAGGACCTCGTTCTCGACATCGCCAGGCAGCTGGCGCGGGAACTCGAGACGCGCGGCCGGTATGAGGTGCGGCTGACCCGGGACGGCGACTACTTCGTCAGGCTCGCGAAGCGCAAGGAGATCGCGAACCGGCGCGGCGGCGACATCTTCATCAGCATCCATGCGAACAGCGCGCCGAACCGGAACGCCTGCGGCACGGAGGTCTTCTTCGTCTCGCCGCGGGGCGCGAGCGACCAGGCCGCGAGGGAGCTCGCGGACAGGGAGAACGCCGCCGATCTCGTCGGCGGTGTATCGCCCGACGCCGACACCGATGTTCTTTCGATTCTAGTCGACCTCAAGATGACCGACAGCGTTTCGAAGAGCTCGGATCTGGCGAGGATGATCACCCGGGGGCTCTCCTGCGACGGAACCTCGGAGTCGGTCGTCAAGCAGGCGGGCTTCGTGGTGCTCAAGAACCTCGCCATGCCGTCGGTCCTGGTCGAGGTGGGGTTCCTGACGAACAGCGCGGACGTGGCCCGCTTCAAGCGGCCGGACTACAGAAGCGAGTACGTGGAGAGGCTGGCCGACGGCATCGACGCGTATTTTGAGCGGTACGCGCCGCCGGCACTGGCGGACGACGGCACGCATCGCGTCGCGCCGGGCGAGACGCTGTGGAGCATCGCGCGCCGCTACGACGTTACGGTCGAGGAGCTGCGCGAGGCGAACGACCTGGCTGAGGACGCGACGATCCGCGTCGACCAGGTGATCCGGATCGAGAAGTCCTGAAGCAGCGATCCGGCCCGCAGAGAACGCCGGGCACGGGCCCGGCGAGACGGGGAGAGCAGTGCGAATCCGACCGATCATCACGAACAACATAGGGCTGAAGATCGCGGCCGTCGTGATCGGCCTGTTCATCTGGATGTTCGCCAAGGGTGAACAGGTGTCTGACCGTACGTTTCAGGTCCCGCTCGTGCTGCGCGACATGCCGGAGGGCGTGACGACCGTCGAGCCTCCCGTCGAGACCGTCCAGGTGGTGCTGACGGGAGACAACTCGGAGCTCCTCAGGCTTGGACTCTGGGGCGATCCTCGTGCAGTGGTCGACATGGCCGAGGCGGTTCCCGACCGGTCGTTCCGCGTCGTGCTCTCGCCGGCCAACATCGTGTTGCCGCGCGACGCGCGCGTCTCAGTCTCGGAGATCCACTCGCCGAAGACGCTGGACTTCGAGATCGACGAACTCGCGGAGA encodes:
- a CDS encoding LysM peptidoglycan-binding domain-containing protein produces the protein MLSRVGIITALVAVLVTMSGGTASAVELTAVRHWTAPDHTRIVADLSGEASYSTRVLTDPDRVVVYIVGGTIGSASRRTEVEDGLIERVRLNQLDGGVQLVVDLGNAPVYNVFPLKPYANKPHRVVIDVFRESESAAPEPIVTPSGAGPKRVVIIDPGHGGEDPGTLGNGEIKEKDLVLDIARQLARELETRGRYEVRLTRDGDYFVRLAKRKEIANRRGGDIFISIHANSAPNRNACGTEVFFVSPRGASDQAARELADRENAADLVGGVSPDADTDVLSILVDLKMTDSVSKSSDLARMITRGLSCDGTSESVVKQAGFVVLKNLAMPSVLVEVGFLTNSADVARFKRPDYRSEYVERLADGIDAYFERYAPPALADDGTHRVAPGETLWSIARRYDVTVEELREANDLAEDATIRVDQVIRIEKS